In the genome of Montipora foliosa isolate CH-2021 chromosome 3, ASM3666993v2, whole genome shotgun sequence, one region contains:
- the LOC137994428 gene encoding uncharacterized protein isoform X1 — MKSIFVWACLILTALFQPGESDIYLHTPPGSNNRLNGEGAQVTNANRLFNSQNNGNAGYNVGDKLGSKKSPLPETDQLPQEFYMSGFGDKAATEVEIMWTNQHGTGKQADHFVESQVILQYMCQEFPDGDVPLTNINSQFKYHTIRNGGATTTQTFRANQRENSDVKLTLGLHEPYNYYQSYLRRERNKGLFTADQQLKGNSPIYTRQNNAGNRRGYEVPEERDYYPYWGPSPWKDIAIMVSDVKTFDLMKRHVNSSQYGYKYMCIMRSKSGDQCPKKNDGQPGEKCAAKYLTAEACKNAGGKWTRFITNVMERTRGVLSTCHGIDGMKLKRGVPYEPHEVAQGGDLLEQYVLVQKPPEVLYAPSTYINHNGVGRDGNFTSYKWKVPNFPSNVTQRCVLRIRYNITSDDVPREFDASDNDKVKGNPKTKATDGETDLQLALNTAQVGRTFQDRTYVFLLKARGVLAEKYQKTAIKYIFGMGKRGNIQQAYPSMEYRFFPELLRVTTDDVVCFVWSGSNHNPRGRAGQGTDQTDRTNVCWVEEGCSSLKPPTCSSTFLDVVDHVNKFDSDELNLHLNKGCYTGSATVDAELNNAPASCNPPCFRIMLPGEYCYMGTRNNNFSNRRHMGKIIVTQGTVFPKFEYGSKSHPGRSCKDIKDKVKEKLSNGIYWIKLKKARSMPLGIEKGSITNAQITASTQYGSQYRSYYARLNSNSGSWVPTSLNAHQWLQVDLGKKTSVTEIKTQGRYNYNHWVTSYRVSYSKDGSNFQTYKENNKDKIFQANRDRHTVVSNVLNPAIRARYIRILPYSWYGHIGLRLELLGGLSVVPVPETAFPVFCDMDAGGWTMMFKAVGGVEKNVYEVYKSNQTSSEDKVEALNVTNKYRDHYKNRIVLAWQAFDASEARVNLYEGGKSKVELTFNAQGTDNQNWFSDSKLTNSSQWHDIKKESKNYFSISGDTTKKRHFFINRGYAGNCTGDTGWMVIAGKECNWERGHRHKNPILYSKLSKYTKWEEKNHVGEADVLAVFLR, encoded by the exons AATAATGGCAACGCTGGATACAACGTTGGCGACAAGCTGGGTAGTAAGAAATCTCCCCTTCCAGAGACTGATCAACTACCACAG GAGTTTTACATGAGCGGGTTTGGTGACAAAGCCGCAACTGAAGTCGAAATCATGTGGACAAACCAACACGGGACCGGCAAACAGGCGGATCACTTTGTCGAATCACAAGTCATTCTACAGTATATGTGTCAAGAATTTCCGGATGGAGATGTGCCTTTAACGAATATCAACTCACAGTTTAAGTACCACACTATTCGTAATGGTGGAGCAACTACCACGCAAACATTTAGAGCCAACCAAAGAGAAAATTCTGATGTTAAATTGACCCTTGGACTTCACGAGCCATACAATTATTACCAGTCGTATCTCCGCCGCGAGCGAAACAAAG GCTTGTTTACCGCTGACCAACAGCTTAAAGGTAATTCACCAATCTACACGCGGCAAAATAACGCTGGAAATAGGAGGGGATACGAGGTTCCTGAGGAGCGAGATTACTATCCATACTGGGGCCCCAGTCCTTGGAAGGACATTGCCATCATGGTCAGCGATGTGAAGACCTTTGATTTGATGAAGAGGCATGTTAACAGCTCTCAATACGGCTACAAAT ATATGTGTATAATGCGAAGCAAATCAGGTGACCAATGCCCAAAAAAGAATGATGGCCAACCAGGAGAAAAATGCGCTGCTAAATATTTAACCGCAGAGGCATGTAAGAATGCTGGTGGGAAGTGGACACGATTTATCACAAACGTTATGGAGAGAACGCGTGGCGTCCTAAGCACGTGCCATGGAATCGACGGAATGAAGTTGAAGAGAGGCGTTCCGTATGAACCACACGAGGTCGCACAAGGTGGAGATCTACTGGAGCAGTATGTCCTTGTTCAGAAGCCACCCGAAGTTTTGTATGCGCCCTCAACTTATATCAACCACAACGGAGTAGGCCGCGATGGGAATTTTACTTCATATAAGTGGAAAGTCCCCAACTTTCCTTCCAACGTAACACAACGCTGCGTGTTACGTATAAG ATACAACATCACCAGTGACGATGTTCCACGCGAGTTTGATGCCAGCGACAACGATAA AGTTAAGGGAAATCCGAAAACTAAAGCTACTGATGGAGAAACAGATCTTCAGCTTGCCTTGAACACCGCTCAGGTGGGACGAACATTCCAAGACAGAACTTACGTGTTCCTGCTGAAAGCACGGGGCGTTCTTGCTGAAAAATACCAGAAAACCGCCATAAAATACATATTTGGAATGGGAAAGAGGGGAAACATTCAGCAGGCGTATCCTTCCATGGAATATCGGTTCTTTCCTGAACTGCTTCGTGTTACAACAGACGATGTGGTGTGTTTCGTCTGGTCTG gtTCAAACCATAATCCCAGGGGCCGTGCGGGCCAAGGGACAGATC AAACGGATCGCACCAACGTATGTTGGGTGGAGGAAGGATGCAGTTCCCTCAAACCCCCTACTTGTTCCAGCACTTTTCTTGATGTGGTTGATCATGTGAATAAATTTGACAGCGACGAGTTGAATTTGCATCTCAATAAAGGCTGTTACACCGGTTCCGCCACAGTGGATGCTGAACTTAATAATGCACCAGCCTCCTGTAATCCACCATGTTTCCGCATCATGTTGCCTGGGGAATACTGTTATATGGGCACTCGCAATAACAACTTCTCTAACCGACGTCACATGGGTAAGATCATTGTGACCCAAGGCACTGTTTTCCCCAAGTTTGAGTATGGGAGCAAGTCACACCCTGGAAGGTCGTGTAAAGATATCAAGGACAAAGTGAAAGAGAAACTTTCTAATGGAATCTACTGGATTAAGCTTAAAAAAG CACGTTCAATGCCACTCGGGATTGAGAAGGGAAGCATAACCAATGCACAGATCACCGCCTCCACCCAATACGGCTCTCAATACCGGTCCTACTATGCCAGACTGAATTCCAACAGTGGCTCATGGGTCCCCACAAGTTTAAACGCTCACCAGTGGCTGCAAGTGGATCTTGGTAAGAAAACCTCGGTGACAGAAATAAAGACCCAGGGACGATACAATTATAATCATTGGGTTACAAGCTACCGTGTATCCTACAGCAAAGATGGCTCCAACTTCCAAACCTACAAGGAAAACAATAAAGACAAG ATCTTCCAAGCAAACCGGGACCGTCACACCGTGGTTTCGAACGTTTTGAACCCTGCCATACGCGCGCGCTACATTCGGATACTTCCTTACTCGTGGTATGGCCACATTGGTCTGAGGTTAGAACTCTTAGGAGGTCTCTCAGTTGTCCCAG TCCCAGAAACTGCATTTCCAGTTTTCTGTGACATGGACGCCGGAG GTTGGACGATGATGTTTAAGGCTGTGGGTGGAGTGGAGAAAAATGTCTATGAGGTCTATAAATCTAATCAAACCTCTTCCGAGGATAAGGTGGAAGCTCTTAACGTCACTAACAAATATCGTGATCACTACAAGAACAGGATAGTTTTAGCATGGCAAGCATTTGACGCATCTGAG GCTCGAGTTAATCTTTATGAAGGAGGAAAGTCGAAGGTGGAACTGACATTCAACGCCCAGGGGACGGACAACCAAAACTGGTTTAGCGACTCCAAACTGACTAACAGCAGCCAGTGGCATGATATAAAAAAAGAGTCAAAGAACTACTTTTCAATAAGCGGAGACACAACAAAGAAGCGACACTTCTTCATCAACCGGGGATATGCAGGCAATTGCACTGGTGATACCGGGTGGATGGTAATTGCCGGAAAAGAATGTAACTGGGAGAGGGGTCACCGACACAAAAATCCCATACTGTACAGCAAGTTATCTAAATACACTAAATGGGAGGAGAAAA ATCACGTAGGGGAAGCAGACGTCTTGGCAGTGTTTTTGCGTTGA
- the LOC137994428 gene encoding uncharacterized protein isoform X2 produces the protein MVQTMKSIFVWACLILTALFQPGESDIYLHTPPGSNNRLNGEGAQVTNANRLFNSQNNGNAGYNVGDKLGSKKSPLPETDQLPQEFYMSGFGDKAATEVEIMWTNQHGTGKQADHFVESQVILQYMCQEFPDGDVPLTNINSQFKYHTIRNGGATTTQTFRANQRENSDVKLTLGLHEPYNYYQSYLRRERNKGLFTADQQLKGNSPIYTRQNNAGNRRGYEVPEERDYYPYWGPSPWKDIAIMVSDVKTFDLMKRHVNSSQYGYKYMCIMRSKSGDQCPKKNDGQPGEKCAAKYLTAEACKNAGGKWTRFITNVMERTRGVLSTCHGIDGMKLKRGVPYEPHEVAQGGDLLEQYVLVQKPPEVLYAPSTYINHNGVGRDGNFTSYKWKVPNFPSNVTQRCVLRIRYNITSDDVPREFDASDNDKVKGNPKTKATDGETDLQLALNTAQVGRTFQDRTYVFLLKARGVLAEKYQKTAIKYIFGMGKRGNIQQAYPSMEYRFFPELLRVTTDDVVCFVWSGSNHNPRGRAGQGTDQTDRTNVCWVEEGCSSLKPPTCSSTFLDVVDHVNKFDSDELNLHLNKGCYTGSATVDAELNNAPASCNPPCFRIMLPGEYCYMGTRNNNFSNRRHMGKIIVTQGTVFPKFEYGSKSHPGRSCKDIKDKVKEKLSNGIYWIKLKKARSMPLGIEKGSITNAQITASTQYGSQYRSYYARLNSNSGSWVPTSLNAHQWLQVDLGKKTSVTEIKTQGRYNYNHWVTSYRVSYSKDGSNFQTYKENNKDKIFQANRDRHTVVSNVLNPAIRARYIRILPYSWYGHIGLRLELLGGLSVVPVPETAFPVFCDMDAGGWTMMFKAVGGVEKNVYEVYKSNQTSSEDKVEALNVTNKYRDHYKNRIVLAWQAFDASEARVNLYEGGKSKVELTFNAQGTDNQNWFSDSKLTNSSQWHDIKKESKNYFSISGDTTKKRHFFINRGYAGNCTGDTGWMVIAGKECNWERGHRHKNPILYSKLSKYTKWEEKNHVGEADVLAVFLR, from the exons AATAATGGCAACGCTGGATACAACGTTGGCGACAAGCTGGGTAGTAAGAAATCTCCCCTTCCAGAGACTGATCAACTACCACAG GAGTTTTACATGAGCGGGTTTGGTGACAAAGCCGCAACTGAAGTCGAAATCATGTGGACAAACCAACACGGGACCGGCAAACAGGCGGATCACTTTGTCGAATCACAAGTCATTCTACAGTATATGTGTCAAGAATTTCCGGATGGAGATGTGCCTTTAACGAATATCAACTCACAGTTTAAGTACCACACTATTCGTAATGGTGGAGCAACTACCACGCAAACATTTAGAGCCAACCAAAGAGAAAATTCTGATGTTAAATTGACCCTTGGACTTCACGAGCCATACAATTATTACCAGTCGTATCTCCGCCGCGAGCGAAACAAAG GCTTGTTTACCGCTGACCAACAGCTTAAAGGTAATTCACCAATCTACACGCGGCAAAATAACGCTGGAAATAGGAGGGGATACGAGGTTCCTGAGGAGCGAGATTACTATCCATACTGGGGCCCCAGTCCTTGGAAGGACATTGCCATCATGGTCAGCGATGTGAAGACCTTTGATTTGATGAAGAGGCATGTTAACAGCTCTCAATACGGCTACAAAT ATATGTGTATAATGCGAAGCAAATCAGGTGACCAATGCCCAAAAAAGAATGATGGCCAACCAGGAGAAAAATGCGCTGCTAAATATTTAACCGCAGAGGCATGTAAGAATGCTGGTGGGAAGTGGACACGATTTATCACAAACGTTATGGAGAGAACGCGTGGCGTCCTAAGCACGTGCCATGGAATCGACGGAATGAAGTTGAAGAGAGGCGTTCCGTATGAACCACACGAGGTCGCACAAGGTGGAGATCTACTGGAGCAGTATGTCCTTGTTCAGAAGCCACCCGAAGTTTTGTATGCGCCCTCAACTTATATCAACCACAACGGAGTAGGCCGCGATGGGAATTTTACTTCATATAAGTGGAAAGTCCCCAACTTTCCTTCCAACGTAACACAACGCTGCGTGTTACGTATAAG ATACAACATCACCAGTGACGATGTTCCACGCGAGTTTGATGCCAGCGACAACGATAA AGTTAAGGGAAATCCGAAAACTAAAGCTACTGATGGAGAAACAGATCTTCAGCTTGCCTTGAACACCGCTCAGGTGGGACGAACATTCCAAGACAGAACTTACGTGTTCCTGCTGAAAGCACGGGGCGTTCTTGCTGAAAAATACCAGAAAACCGCCATAAAATACATATTTGGAATGGGAAAGAGGGGAAACATTCAGCAGGCGTATCCTTCCATGGAATATCGGTTCTTTCCTGAACTGCTTCGTGTTACAACAGACGATGTGGTGTGTTTCGTCTGGTCTG gtTCAAACCATAATCCCAGGGGCCGTGCGGGCCAAGGGACAGATC AAACGGATCGCACCAACGTATGTTGGGTGGAGGAAGGATGCAGTTCCCTCAAACCCCCTACTTGTTCCAGCACTTTTCTTGATGTGGTTGATCATGTGAATAAATTTGACAGCGACGAGTTGAATTTGCATCTCAATAAAGGCTGTTACACCGGTTCCGCCACAGTGGATGCTGAACTTAATAATGCACCAGCCTCCTGTAATCCACCATGTTTCCGCATCATGTTGCCTGGGGAATACTGTTATATGGGCACTCGCAATAACAACTTCTCTAACCGACGTCACATGGGTAAGATCATTGTGACCCAAGGCACTGTTTTCCCCAAGTTTGAGTATGGGAGCAAGTCACACCCTGGAAGGTCGTGTAAAGATATCAAGGACAAAGTGAAAGAGAAACTTTCTAATGGAATCTACTGGATTAAGCTTAAAAAAG CACGTTCAATGCCACTCGGGATTGAGAAGGGAAGCATAACCAATGCACAGATCACCGCCTCCACCCAATACGGCTCTCAATACCGGTCCTACTATGCCAGACTGAATTCCAACAGTGGCTCATGGGTCCCCACAAGTTTAAACGCTCACCAGTGGCTGCAAGTGGATCTTGGTAAGAAAACCTCGGTGACAGAAATAAAGACCCAGGGACGATACAATTATAATCATTGGGTTACAAGCTACCGTGTATCCTACAGCAAAGATGGCTCCAACTTCCAAACCTACAAGGAAAACAATAAAGACAAG ATCTTCCAAGCAAACCGGGACCGTCACACCGTGGTTTCGAACGTTTTGAACCCTGCCATACGCGCGCGCTACATTCGGATACTTCCTTACTCGTGGTATGGCCACATTGGTCTGAGGTTAGAACTCTTAGGAGGTCTCTCAGTTGTCCCAG TCCCAGAAACTGCATTTCCAGTTTTCTGTGACATGGACGCCGGAG GTTGGACGATGATGTTTAAGGCTGTGGGTGGAGTGGAGAAAAATGTCTATGAGGTCTATAAATCTAATCAAACCTCTTCCGAGGATAAGGTGGAAGCTCTTAACGTCACTAACAAATATCGTGATCACTACAAGAACAGGATAGTTTTAGCATGGCAAGCATTTGACGCATCTGAG GCTCGAGTTAATCTTTATGAAGGAGGAAAGTCGAAGGTGGAACTGACATTCAACGCCCAGGGGACGGACAACCAAAACTGGTTTAGCGACTCCAAACTGACTAACAGCAGCCAGTGGCATGATATAAAAAAAGAGTCAAAGAACTACTTTTCAATAAGCGGAGACACAACAAAGAAGCGACACTTCTTCATCAACCGGGGATATGCAGGCAATTGCACTGGTGATACCGGGTGGATGGTAATTGCCGGAAAAGAATGTAACTGGGAGAGGGGTCACCGACACAAAAATCCCATACTGTACAGCAAGTTATCTAAATACACTAAATGGGAGGAGAAAA ATCACGTAGGGGAAGCAGACGTCTTGGCAGTGTTTTTGCGTTGA